GAACAGAATAAGATATTCCTAATGAAGCATCGACTTTATTTAATTCAAATCCTGCTAAAGCATATTCAACATATCCAAGTCCTGCTCCTCCATATTCTTTAGCATAAGGAATACCCATAAGTCCTAACTTACCCATTTTTTTTAATAAATCTTTAGTTGCTAAAAAATCTTCATTCAAATCTCTTTCTTTTGCTCCTGGAGCAACTTCTTTTTCAGCAAATTCTTTAACCATTTGTCTAATTCTATCTTGTTCTTCTGAAAATTTTAAATTGTACATATTATTCTCCTCTCATAAATCAAATTATTACTTTTATAATAAAAATATATTAAAAATACCTAAAAACCTAGTTGTATTAATGGAATACAAACTCCTGCTAAAGCAATAAATGGAATTAATATTTGAGTTACACCTATATCTAAATATCCTTCTTTATGTGTTAATCCACAAATTGCTAATAATGTTATTTGAGCTCCCTGATGTGGCAATGAATCCAAGGTTCCCGCAGCTATAGCTGCTATACGATGAATGCTTTCAGGACTAATTGGTAATGTTTTATATACATCTCCAAGGGCTGCAAAAGCGACTCCTAACCCTCCAGAAGCTGAACCTGCTGCACCAGCAGCAATAGATACTGTTATTGCAACGAACCATGCTGGAGATAATTTCATTGATTTTAATTTATCAATCAACACAGAAAAACCTTTTGTTTTGCTAACTACCCCTGCAAAACCAACCACTAAGGCTGTATTCATTATAGCTATAACAGAGTTTTGAGCTCCTTTGTTTAAAACTTCAATCCAACCTTCTACTCCTTTTTCTATTCTTTTATAGAAGAAAATTATTGCACAAATACATCCTCCTAATACTGCACCTTCCAATGGAAATTTTAATATATTAAATAATACTAATATTAAAATAGGTGGAATTATTGCTAATAAAGGGCTTGGTAACTCTTCATCTTTATACACTTTTCCAATTCCTTCAATAGGTTTCAATAAAGGATCATCAAACACAATGCCTCTTGCAGTAAATTTTTTGCTTCTGTATTCTAACCATAAAACTATAAGTATTATTTGAGCAAACATTGCAGCAAATCCAGCAACAGGTGATGCCATAGAAGATGTTCCCAAACTTCTCATTGGAATAATATTTTGTATGGATGGGCTACCTGGAGCATTCATAGACCAAGTCCATGTTCCCGCAGAAATAGCAGCAGGCATAAGTCTTCTTGTTAGGTTAGAATCTTTAAATAATTGGACTGCTATTGGATAAATGGCAAAGAAAACTACAAAACCACTAATTCCCCCAAAAGTTAATATTCCGGTTATAAACATAATAAGTGAAGCTGTATATTTTCCTTTTGTCATTTTTATCAATTGATTTGCAATTGATTCTGCTGCATGAGTATACTGATAAATAACTCCAAATAAAGCCCCCAAAAAGAAAATTAAGAAATATCTTCTAACATAATCAGCTGCCACTTCCATGTAATTTGATAACATAGTGTCAAAAATTGGCATTTGAGTTGCTAAAATAACTAATAAAGCTAATAAAGGTCCTAAAATAACCGCACTAATTTTTTTAAAAGCTAAAATAGAAAATAATATTATTGCAATAAATAAAACTAGAACTTGATATGTCTCCATCATTGATATCATCACCTACATTTTTTTAATTTTTTAGATTCATTCTTTCTTCTTTAAAAATTCTACTATCCATTTCTTTTAAATTTTTGTCTATAAGAGGCTTAAAATCCATTAAATCTAAAATATCTTTTTGTATATCAATGCCTGGAGCTGTTTCAATTAAAGTAAGTCCTTCTTCTTTTAATTCAAATACTGCTCTTTCTGTGATATATAAAACACTTTGTTTCATAGATTTAGCATAATCCCCTGAAAATGTTATTTGTTCTACATTCTTTAAAAATTTTTTAGCTTTTCCTTCTTCTTTTATTATTAATTTTCCACTATTAACACCAATAGATAGGCCTTTTGTAGTAAAAGTTCCACAATAAACAACTTTTTTAGCATTTTGTGTTATATTTATAAAACCTCCACAACCTGCTATTCTTGTTCCAAATTTACTAACATTAACATTTCCTTTTTCATCTACTTGAGCTAGTCCTAAATATGCAATATCTAGTCCTCCTCCATCATAGAAATCAAATTGATAAGGTTGATCTATTATTGCCTCTGCATCTAATGATGAACCAAAAGCATTATCTGCTTGAGGTATTCCACCAATAGGACCAGCCTCAACTGTTAATGTCATATAGTCATTTATTCCTTCTTCAGTAGAAACTTCAGAAATTTTTTCTGGCATTCCTATTCCAAGATTTACAATAGTACCTTCTTTTAACTCCATAGCTGCTCTTCTAGCTATTATTTTTCTAACATCTAATGGCATTGTTTTATTTGAAATTTGAGTAGATAACATCTTTTTTCCAGTCAACTCAGGACAATAGTCAATACCAAAAACTGGTTGTTTTAATTTAGGATCATCTACTACAACTATATAGTCAACGTAAATTCTTGGAACTTTTACAAGTTTTGGATCTAAACTTCCATCTTTTACAACATTATCAACTTGTACAATAACTTTTCCTCCACAATTATGTACAGCTTGTGCGATTGAAAGGACTTCTGTTGGAACTACATCATCTTCCATTGATACATTTCCTCTTTCATCGCATACACTTCCTTTAATAAATGCAAAATCTAAATTAAATGCTTTATAGAATAATCTCTCTTTTCCATCTATATTTATTAAAGAAACTATATCTTCTGTTGTAACTTTATTTAATTTTCCTCCTTCAACTCTTGGATCTACAAAAGTTTGTAATCCAACATGTGTGATTGTTCCTACTCTTTTCCCAGCTATATCTCTAAATAATTGAGAAATAGTTCCTTGAGGAAGATTATATGCTTCAATTTTATCTTCAATTATTAGTTTTCCAACTTTAGGTGCTTTATTGAAATGTCCTGCTATTATTCTTTTTAAAAGTCCTTCTCTACCAAAATGGTTAATTGCTTTACTATCTCCGTCTCCTTGTCCAGCAGCATGGATAAGTGTTATATTTTTAGGGCTTCCTGTTTTTTCATATCTTTCCTCTAAAGCATATTCTAATGCTTCTGGGTTGGAACATTCTACAAATCCAGAAGTAACAAGAGTAGAATTATCTTTTATTAAATTTGCAGCTTCTTCTTTACTAATAAATTTTAAACTCATACTCTTCACTCTCCTTATTTTTCACTAAATTTAGCTTCTCTCTTTTCTAAAAATGCCTTCATTCCTTCATTTTTGTCTTCAGTTGCAAAACATAATGCTCCTAAATCAGTTTCAAGTTCTAATCCATCTGTTAAAGACATATTATAACCTTTGTTAATAGCAACCTTTCCATATTTAACAGCTATTGGTCCTTTTGTCATAATCTTTCTCATCATTTTTTCTGCTTCTTCTAATAAACTATCTTGTGGTACCACTTTATTTGCTAAACCTATTCTATATGCTTCTTGAGCATCTATAAAGTCTGCTGTAAAAATTAAAGTTTTTGCGACACCAGTTCCAACTAAACGACTAAGTCTTTGTGTACCACCAAAACATGGAATAATTCCTAAATTAACCTCTGGTTGTCCAAACATAGCTTTTTCTCCAGCAATACGGATATCACAAGACATTGAAAGTTCACAACCTCCACCTAGTGCATAACCATTTACAGCTGCGATTACAGGTTTTTCCAAATTTTCAATTCTGTTAAAAATAGATTGAGCAAACTTACAATAACTTCTTCCTTCTTCACTGTTGTAATTTACCATTAAAGATATATCTGCTCCTGCTACAAATGCTTTTCCTTCTCCAGTGATAATTACACCTTTAATAGAAGGAGTTTTTTCCACATACTCAACCACTTGTTGAAGTTCAGTTAGTAATTCTTTACTTAAAGCATTTAATGCCTTTGGACGATTCATTTTTATAAATCCTATCCCATCTTTTTCTTCAAAAATCAAATTTTCATAGTTTGTACTCATAATATCCTCCTTTTTTATTTACATATTAAATGTTCATTTTTAGAAATTTGTATGCTTTTATAAAGATAATCCTTTTGATATAAATTACTATAATTTTAAAATATTTGCAATACATACTTTTTAGGAATATAAGCACTTTTAAGGTATATACTTACTAAAAAGTAATAGTCATAAAATGAGCACTTTAATAATAAATATAACCATTTTTATTTTTTATGTATTAATTTGAAATATTGATTTTATTCTTCAAATCTTGTAGAATTAAAGTATAATTTCATTATAATTAGTTAAATATATTCTAAGTTTAAAGGAGGTAGATAATGGAAGATTTAAAAGAAGAAAGAAACGTAAAATTTAATTGTCCTTTAGAACTAACAATGGATATAGTAAAAGGTAAATGGCAATGTGTTATCTTATGGCATTTGAGATTAGGTCCATTAAGATTTGGACAATTACAGCGTAGATTACCTGGAGTTACTCAAAAAATGTTATCACAACAATTATTAAAATTAGAACAAGATTGTCTATTAACTAGAAAAGTTTATCCTATTATCCCTCCAAAAGTGGAGTATTCATTAACTGAAGTGGGAGAATCATTTATTCCCATTTTACATTCAATGTATTCTTGGGGTAAAAATTATTCAAAAATGTTTGGTGTTAGAGTTGACACTTCTTTTTATGAAGCTATTTTAGAATATGAGAGAAAACAAAAAAACAGGTAAATTAGAGATTAAGGGGAAAAATGATAAATAGATTATATTATTGAAATTATTTTTTCTATGTCATATTATGTCATAATAAAAAAGACAAAATAAATGGGGCTGTTGTGAACTGAACTGCACCCATTTTATTTTTCTTTAGGTTTAGTTTTTAATAATATAATATGAAAAACTACTCCTAGCCAAATAACAATCAACATTATTTTTAAATGCAAGTGTTGTATTTTATAAACTGAAAAACCTATACCACAACTTAAGAATAATATTGCTTTTATTTTCACAGAAATAGTTAGACCTCTACCTTCATAGTAATCTTTTAAAACTTTTCCAAAGTATTTATTGTTAAGTATCATATTATGATATTTTTTAGATGATCTCTCAAAACAAAATAATGCTACAAGCAAAAATGGAACAGTTGGCATTACTGGAAGAAAAGCACCTATTATACCTAATACTACTGATAGAAGTCCGACACATATATAAATTTTTTTCTTTAAATTTTCCATAAAATCTCCTAGCTTAAAAAATATTGTATTTATTATATGTTTTATTATTTTAAATTTCAAGAAAATATTTTGTTTAGATTGACAATCGTATACTAAAAGAGTAAACTATTAGAAAATACTATGTTATTAAGGAGTGAAAAAGTTGATACAAAAAGATACACCTAAAGTGAATGAAAATAAAAATATAAAAAATGTTATTGCAGTTATGAGTGGAAAAGGTGGAGTGGGAAAATCTACTG
This portion of the Fusobacterium simiae genome encodes:
- a CDS encoding winged helix-turn-helix transcriptional regulator; this encodes MEDLKEERNVKFNCPLELTMDIVKGKWQCVILWHLRLGPLRFGQLQRRLPGVTQKMLSQQLLKLEQDCLLTRKVYPIIPPKVEYSLTEVGESFIPILHSMYSWGKNYSKMFGVRVDTSFYEAILEYERKQKNR
- a CDS encoding enoyl-CoA hydratase-related protein, with product MSTNYENLIFEEKDGIGFIKMNRPKALNALSKELLTELQQVVEYVEKTPSIKGVIITGEGKAFVAGADISLMVNYNSEEGRSYCKFAQSIFNRIENLEKPVIAAVNGYALGGGCELSMSCDIRIAGEKAMFGQPEVNLGIIPCFGGTQRLSRLVGTGVAKTLIFTADFIDAQEAYRIGLANKVVPQDSLLEEAEKMMRKIMTKGPIAVKYGKVAINKGYNMSLTDGLELETDLGALCFATEDKNEGMKAFLEKREAKFSEK
- a CDS encoding acyl CoA:acetate/3-ketoacid CoA transferase, whose product is MSLKFISKEEAANLIKDNSTLVTSGFVECSNPEALEYALEERYEKTGSPKNITLIHAAGQGDGDSKAINHFGREGLLKRIIAGHFNKAPKVGKLIIEDKIEAYNLPQGTISQLFRDIAGKRVGTITHVGLQTFVDPRVEGGKLNKVTTEDIVSLINIDGKERLFYKAFNLDFAFIKGSVCDERGNVSMEDDVVPTEVLSIAQAVHNCGGKVIVQVDNVVKDGSLDPKLVKVPRIYVDYIVVVDDPKLKQPVFGIDYCPELTGKKMLSTQISNKTMPLDVRKIIARRAAMELKEGTIVNLGIGMPEKISEVSTEEGINDYMTLTVEAGPIGGIPQADNAFGSSLDAEAIIDQPYQFDFYDGGGLDIAYLGLAQVDEKGNVNVSKFGTRIAGCGGFINITQNAKKVVYCGTFTTKGLSIGVNSGKLIIKEEGKAKKFLKNVEQITFSGDYAKSMKQSVLYITERAVFELKEEGLTLIETAPGIDIQKDILDLMDFKPLIDKNLKEMDSRIFKEERMNLKN
- a CDS encoding acyl-CoA dehydrogenase family protein, producing MYNLKFSEEQDRIRQMVKEFAEKEVAPGAKERDLNEDFLATKDLLKKMGKLGLMGIPYAKEYGGAGLGYVEYALAGFELNKVDASLGISYSV
- a CDS encoding GntP family permease; the protein is MMETYQVLVLFIAIILFSILAFKKISAVILGPLLALLVILATQMPIFDTMLSNYMEVAADYVRRYFLIFFLGALFGVIYQYTHAAESIANQLIKMTKGKYTASLIMFITGILTFGGISGFVVFFAIYPIAVQLFKDSNLTRRLMPAAISAGTWTWSMNAPGSPSIQNIIPMRSLGTSSMASPVAGFAAMFAQIILIVLWLEYRSKKFTARGIVFDDPLLKPIEGIGKVYKDEELPSPLLAIIPPILILVLFNILKFPLEGAVLGGCICAIIFFYKRIEKGVEGWIEVLNKGAQNSVIAIMNTALVVGFAGVVSKTKGFSVLIDKLKSMKLSPAWFVAITVSIAAGAAGSASGGLGVAFAALGDVYKTLPISPESIHRIAAIAAGTLDSLPHQGAQITLLAICGLTHKEGYLDIGVTQILIPFIALAGVCIPLIQLGF
- a CDS encoding YbaN family protein yields the protein MENLKKKIYICVGLLSVVLGIIGAFLPVMPTVPFLLVALFCFERSSKKYHNMILNNKYFGKVLKDYYEGRGLTISVKIKAILFLSCGIGFSVYKIQHLHLKIMLIVIWLGVVFHIILLKTKPKEK